The genomic window GGTGGTGGGGTTGAGCGGCTGCGCGTAGGCGTAGATCCCGCCGTCGGCGGCGCGGCGCACGAACTCGGGGTCCTCGCGGTCGATCACCGCGATAACAGGTCCTGAGGCGTACTCGGCGATCTGCTCGATCAGCGCCAGCGCATGCTCGGCGTCCTGGTGCAGCGCCACGAGCGCCACGGCCGGGTCCTCGGCCGCGATCCGCTCCGCCGCCTCGCTGAGACTGACCGCGTGGGCGCTGACCTCGTGGCCGAGATGGCGCACCACCTCGGCCAGCGACTCCAGGTGCTGGGAGTCCTCGTCGGCGATCAGCACACGCAGCGCGTTCACCCGGGCCCCGCGCTATCTTCCGCCCGAGGCAGGCCGACACACCCGCCGCGCCCACCTTCGCGCCCCAGCCACCTGGCGCTCTGCTCTGCGAGTCGTTCGGACAGGGGGGCCATGCCGCTGGGAGGCGCACCTTATCGCCGTAACGGGACCTCCGTGTCTCGCGACGAGCTGGTGGCCCGGCACCTGCCGCTGGCCATCGGCCTCGCCCGCCGCTACCGCTCCGCCACCGAGAGCCAGGACGACCTCGTGCAGGTGGCCGCGCTCGCGCTCGTGAAGGCGGTGGACCGCTTCGACCCCGATCGCCACGCCAGCCTGTCCAGCTACGCGGTGCCCACCATCCTCGGCGAGCTCAAGCGCCACTTCCGCGACCGCTCCTGGGCGGTGCGGCCGCCGCGCGACCTCCAGGAGCTGGCGCTGCGCACGGTGAAGGCCGACGCGGCCCTGTCGCGCAGGCTCGGCCGCTCGCCCACCGTGGCCGAGCTGAGCGCGGAGCTCGGCGTCTCCTCGGAGCAGGTGATCGAGGCCCGCGACGCCGCGAGGGCCTACAGCGCCGTCCCCCTCGACACCCCATTCGAGGATGGGGAGGAGGGGCGCGAGGGCTCGCTCGGTGCCGA from Thermoleophilaceae bacterium includes these protein-coding regions:
- a CDS encoding ANTAR domain-containing protein, with product MNALRVLIADEDSQHLESLAEVVRHLGHEVSAHAVSLSEAAERIAAEDPAVALVALHQDAEHALALIEQIAEYASGPVIAVIDREDPEFVRRAADGGIYAYAQPLNPTTVQNAIEVAVRRRGEAEQLEERVDQLESALERRAVIERAKGILMERHRLDDRSAFDLLREHARSRRIAVADLARSVTEGQALLPRR
- a CDS encoding SigB/SigF/SigG family RNA polymerase sigma factor, which produces MSRDELVARHLPLAIGLARRYRSATESQDDLVQVAALALVKAVDRFDPDRHASLSSYAVPTILGELKRHFRDRSWAVRPPRDLQELALRTVKADAALSRRLGRSPTVAELSAELGVSSEQVIEARDAARAYSAVPLDTPFEDGEEGREGSLGAEDPGYRQVEQRAVLGSLMAQLEPREREILRLRFMDDLTQSEIAERMGLSQMHVSRLIRRSLAALQEAAQSDGSS